One Homo sapiens chromosome 3, GRCh38.p14 Primary Assembly genomic window carries:
- the TMIE gene encoding transmembrane inner ear expressed protein isoform 1 precursor (isoform 1 precursor is encoded by transcript variant 1) gives MAGWPGAGPLCVLGGAALGVCLAGVAGQLVEPSTAPPKPKPPPLTKETVVFWDMRLWHVVGIFSLFVLSIIITLCCVFNCRVPRTRKEIEARYLQRKAAKMYTDKLETVPPLNELTEVPGEDKKKKKKKKKDSVDTVAIKVEEDEKNEAKKKKGEK, from the exons ATGGCGGGGTGGCCGGGCGCGGGTCCCCTCTGCGTGCTGGGCGGCGCCGCACTCGGGGTGTGCCTCGCGGGGGTTGCCGGGCAGCTGGTGGAG CCCAGCACGGCCCCACCCAAGCCCAAGCCGCCTCCGCTGACCAAGGAGACAGTGGTGTTCTGGGACATGCGCCTGTGGCACGTGGTGGGCATCTTTTCGCTCTTCGTGTTGTCCATCA TCATCACGCTGTGCTGTGTCTTCAACTGTCGTGTGCCACGGACCCGGAAGGAGATCGAAGCCCGGTACCTGCAGCGAAAGGCAGCCAAGATGTACACAGACAAGCTGGAGACTGTGCCACCCCTCAATGAGCTCACAGAAGTCCCAGGAG AggataagaagaagaagaagaagaagaagaaggacagTGTGGACACAGTGGCCATCAAAGTAGAGGAGGATGAGAAGAATGAGgccaagaagaagaaaggagagaaatga
- the TMIE gene encoding transmembrane inner ear expressed protein isoform 2 (isoform 2 is encoded by transcript variant 2) — translation MRLWHVVGIFSLFVLSIIITLCCVFNCRVPRTRKEIEARYLQRKAAKMYTDKLETVPPLNELTEVPGEDKKKKKKKKKDSVDTVAIKVEEDEKNEAKKKKGEK, via the exons ATGCGCCTGTGGCACGTGGTGGGCATCTTTTCGCTCTTCGTGTTGTCCATCA TCATCACGCTGTGCTGTGTCTTCAACTGTCGTGTGCCACGGACCCGGAAGGAGATCGAAGCCCGGTACCTGCAGCGAAAGGCAGCCAAGATGTACACAGACAAGCTGGAGACTGTGCCACCCCTCAATGAGCTCACAGAAGTCCCAGGAG AggataagaagaagaagaagaagaagaagaaggacagTGTGGACACAGTGGCCATCAAAGTAGAGGAGGATGAGAAGAATGAGgccaagaagaagaaaggagagaaatga